The Drosophila mauritiana strain mau12 chromosome 2R, ASM438214v1, whole genome shotgun sequence genome has a segment encoding these proteins:
- the LOC117136369 gene encoding uncharacterized histidine-rich protein DDB_G0274557, producing MHLPQGALSFLFITCMMFALAGGHPSSDKLKIRIHVPVKHHTHVHTKTVIKKVPLPIPVPVKEHHHEPKKHHSSRSHHHHHHHEDDQDDDFEGYEYPIKAKRRTRHPFV from the exons aTGCATTTGCCCCAAGGA GCATTAAGCTTTCTGTTCATCACTTGCATGATGTTCGCACTGGCAGGCGGTCATCCATCAAGCGACAAGCTGAA GATCCGAATACACGTGCCGGTGAAGCACCACACACATGTGCACACGAAGACGGTCATTAAGAAGGTTCCGCTGCCCATTCCGGTGCCGGTCAAGGAGCACCACCACGAGCCGAAGAAGCACcacagcagccgcagccaccaccatcaccatcaccacgAGGACGACCAGGACGACGATTTCGAGGGCTACGAGTACCCCATCAAGGCCAAGCGGCGCACGCGGCATCCCTTTGTCTGA